The sequence GATGTCCTCGATGGAGTCACCCTGGGGCACCAGGTAGGCCTGCCACAGCATCACGGTGGTGTTGGCCTTCACGCCAGCGGCGGGATCCACCTCGGCGGTGCACTCGAACTTGTTGGGGCCGTCCTTGGCCACCTCGGTGCACAGCTTGGCCTCGACGAGCACCGGGCCCTGGCCCTGGCCCTTGTAGAAGTAGTCCCACGTGTTCTTCACCGCTTCGGCGCCCGGCTTGGTCACGGGCGTGGCCGTCGGAGCCGCGGTGGGGGCCGCCTCCTGGGCCAGCGCCACAGGCGACAGAGTCAGGGCCGCAACCACCACAGTCCGAGTCAGCATCTTCTTCATTGAAAGAGTCCCCTCCGTTGAGAGCCAGACACATGCCAGCTCGGAGGCCGCCTCTAGCATGAATCTCGCCGCGCACCCATGTGCGGTTCTGGCGGGGCGAGTGCTTCAAAGTGCGCCCAGCGCGGGCGTGAATAGGCCCGGGGCCCGGGCGTTCCACGGATCATGCTTCGACTGCTCGCCGTGCTCGCCGTGTGGGGGCCTCTGGTGTGGAGCGCCCCGCAAGCCCACGCTGCTGGGAAGAAGCCGTCCCCCGTGGCCCAGAAGCCCGGGACGACGCCGGGTGCCGCCTCGACGAAGATGCGGAGTGCGCCTCCTTCCCGGCCACGCAGTGCGTCACGCGCCTCGCGGGAGCTGGGCGCGCGCATCGCCACCCGGGCCTCGAGGCTGGTGGGCGTCACCTCGCTGCGCAAAGTGGACACGTCGGTGCCGGACGACTGCACGGGGGTCGTGCGGCTGGCCTACGAGAGCGTGGGCATCGAATTGATGACAGGAATAGGGCGGGCCGGTGACAACGGTGTCACGCACATCTACCAGCGCGCGCGGAGCGTGGGAGCCCTGCACAAAAGCCGGCCCCAGCCGG comes from Hyalangium minutum and encodes:
- a CDS encoding CHAP domain-containing protein; translated protein: MLRLLAVLAVWGPLVWSAPQAHAAGKKPSPVAQKPGTTPGAASTKMRSAPPSRPRSASRASRELGARIATRASRLVGVTSLRKVDTSVPDDCTGVVRLAYESVGIELMTGIGRAGDNGVTHIYQRARSVGALHKSRPQPGDLVFFRETYDRDRDGRRDDGLTHVAVVERVEADGTVTFVHRGSKGVARSRMNLSAPKVHRARGSNAVVNDYLRQASQGRRAYLTGELFAGFASPGPLAQANTASARR